A stretch of Eleutherodactylus coqui strain aEleCoq1 chromosome 2, aEleCoq1.hap1, whole genome shotgun sequence DNA encodes these proteins:
- the LOC136610398 gene encoding olfactory receptor 6F1-like: MSMENHTTDNKFLLLGFPEIKDSKTIALFHVILVVYIMTLIINCAIIVLVSIKPQLHSAMYFFLQQLSFIESVFLTVVVPNMLRVIWLEGATISIAGCIFQSYVYCAVGCSECHLLTVMAYDRYLAICHPLRYNDIMNTKLQHSLVIYCWVFGFLLTQITPIFLCQLSFCRSHVIDHFFCDPVNFVELSCTLKSALQLEILVLSIPVIVLPFVLVIISYIYVFITIFGISSAGGRKKTFSTCSSHLTVVIMYFGTLVTIYMVPANGDTLTINKLISFLYIVVTPLLNPLIYSLRNQEIRAILVNILSGFKAVVHL, encoded by the coding sequence ATGAGTATGGAGAATCACACGACAGACAACAAATTCTTACTTTTGGGATTCCCAGAAATTAAAGACTCCAAGACCATTGCTTTATTTCATGTAATCCTCGTTGTCTACATTATGACTCTCATAATAAACTGTGCCATAATTGTGTTGGTGTCTATCAAGCCACAGCTCCATTCTGCTATgtacttcttcctccagcagttgTCATTCATTGAGTCCGTCTTCTTGACAGTTGTAGTCCCTAACATGCTGCGTGTCATCTGGCTGGAAGGAGCCACCATCTCCATTGCAGGATGTATTTTCCAGTCTTACGTGTATTGTGCTGTTGGGTGTTCAGAATGTCATCTCCTCACGGTCATGGCTTATGATCGGTACTTGGCCATTTGTCACCCTCTTCGTTACAATGACATCATGAACACCAAGCTTCAGCATTCATTGGTCATCTACTGTTGGGTCTTTGGTTTCCTGCTGACCCAAATCACTCCTATTTTTCTTTGTCAACTTAGTTTCTGCAGATCCCATGTGATTGACCATTTCTTCTGCGATCCTGTTAATTTTGTTGAACTTTCATGTACTCTCAAGTCAGCCTTACAGTTGGAGATCTTAGTTCTTTCCATCCCTGTAATTGTCTTACCTTTTGTCTTAGTTATAATCAGTTACATCTATGTCTTCATAACAATTTTTGGAATCTCCTCTGCAGGTGGTAGGAAGAAAACCTTCTCCACCTGTAGCTCCCACCTCACTGTGGTCATCATGTACTTTGGTACCTTAGTCACAATTTACATGGTTCCAGCTAATGGAGACACTTTGACCATTAACAAACTAATCTCCTTCTTGTACATTGTAGTAACTCCCCTCTTAAATCCACTTATATACAGCTTAAGGAATCAAGAGATAAGAGCCATCTTGGTGAATATTCTGAGTGgctttaaagcggttgtccattTGTAA